Genomic segment of Citrus sinensis cultivar Valencia sweet orange chromosome 7, DVS_A1.0, whole genome shotgun sequence:
AAGTAGTCTCCacacaattatatttaattgagagAGTTGAGTCCGTGGGGACTCGAACCATTACCCTCATAGTCATGCTTAACTTTGAGGGCAATGGTTCACCACTGGGCTACAAGCCCAAGTGGCATCTTAGACGAGGTTAATACTATTATGTAgagatatttctttttaactatttatgaGCATATggtttttgaagaaaaaaaaaatattgaagtatACAATAACTAGAATATATTCCGGAAGTCTcgcaattttatttattaaatacataaTTCAAAAAACATATGGAAACTATACTTCAGTTTATTTCATAACCATTGGGAATGACCAACATACATCCACTAATTTAATACATGAAGATTGAAAACTTATAAACACACTAAGAGACCTCCTACATTGAGTTTGACTGTATATATGAACGTAAAATCACAGTCACAAACACAAAATCTGAAAGTTCTCACaacaagttttaaaatttcaaacataaaacttaaaatatcaagTGCATAGTATCGAATCCCTTCACCAATTGCTTTTAATTAAAGGATTAGCATCCATTGAAATAGTAACATCATCCAAAAAGGACCCGTTGATGGATCCATCAGTTTCAGAATTTGCAACTATATATATGTCACCGAGAGCACAATCAATCTCTTCAAGGTCTTCTTCTATTACATTTGAAGCTCCATTCCATGCTTTAATTCCTGCTAATTCACTTGCCACTTCTCTCATTGTAGGCCTCTTTTTCCCATTAAGGTTCAAGCATCTCTTTGCAACTTTAGCAAATATTATTATCTCATCCCCGCCACCCTCTTTCATGACCCGAGCATCAAGGATTTCAAATAATCTTTCCTCTTTCATTGCACATAGAAAATATGCTGCTAAACTTTTATCTTCTTCCAATGTGGTAAAACGAATCGGTTTTTCTCCAGTCAAGAGCTCAACAAGAACTACTCCAAAGCTATAAACATCACTTTTATCAGTAAATTGACTCGATCGAAAATACTCAGGATCTAGGTACCCAAAGGTGCCATGTACTTGAGTAGTCATATGTGTTTGATCAACTGCCATAGACCTTGAAGCCCCAAAATCTGAAACTTTGGCACGATATTTATCATCCAAAAGTATGTTTGTAGACTTGATATCTCGATGATATATAGGTATAGAAGCAGCCGAATGCAAATAGGATAGAGCACCTGAAACTTCGATGGCAATTCGCAATCGCATTTCCCAAGTGATTGGAAAATCCTCATTTTGATCATGTATGTATTGAAAGAGAGTTCCGTTGGGAATAAACTCATACACTAATAGAGGAACTTCTGTCTCCAAGCAACAACCTAGCAGCTTAACAACATTTCTGTGGttaatttgagataaaataacCATCTCATTGATAAATTCCTCCACCTTACGCTCATCAATTACTTTGGACTTTTTAACGGCTACGATTTTTCCATCTGGTAACATTCCTTTGTAGACAGTACCTTGGCCTCCTTGGCCAAGGATTCGATTCAAGTTGAAGTTATCAGTCGCCCTTTCCAATTCTTTTGAAGTgaacaattttgttttctcaatAGTACCTTCAGTGGAAGCCAACTCTTGTTGCAGTAATAAGCCCCCATTcctcttgaagaatttttgcttgagcttgatttcCCTTCTTcttttgacaaacttgaaCAGCCACCATGCTCCAATGAGTAGAAACATTCCAAGCCCACCACTGGTGCAACCTACACCACTCAAAGACAATCTTAGTATTGAAATGACAAAGCggtaaatgataaaagaagaaatgttTCCAAATATAATCTAGGGAAAGTGGTCcttcttcaaatttatttgGCTACATTCCTTCCAGTCCAGACACTACCTCAGTTCATCCTTGATGTTCAAACAGtgattaggaaaaaaaaaacattattgaAATGTAAATCACATTTTTAACAGATAAATATTTAACTAGCAGTGTGTTTATTATGTTGTTGTATTTCACCAGCATAGATAAAATATGAACAAATTCGAGGAGAGAAAAAAGTCTTATAGAATAATTATAGAGCTACAAACACttgtataaataatataacattataAAAACTTATGTGACGGGATATTAttggttaattaaaaattt
This window contains:
- the LOC102628820 gene encoding wall-associated receptor kinase-like 10, which produces MAVHNGLVLLQIILLPWTVESASEPLSCPDRCGNVLIEYPFGIGAGCYFDESFEVVCDNSSGSPKAILQKIGQEISSYTSYSGSPNIAVNISVTSLSSINNAKGINLTGTPFSFSQRINKFLAIGCDNYANNQQNDSISSNSILTDAGGECISICTSNPSENSDCCDMVCNIPQNSSTKVLDANTSYVYSQSIPQGCTSLSLVDPDWIFSNYLKTPSGLKDKKKIPAVLEWGKYKGVCYEDYNSHTKVCNKDDRCLIQLSSGHFCRCDYSRNSVYQDYFCEGDLICNTTSGHNCSKCPDGYNYYRPAYYRPLQERRCSPKRSRDSFFSKKTRVKYVVIGCTSGGLGMFLLIGAWWLFKFVKRRREIKLKQKFFKRNGGLLLQQELASTEGTIEKTKLFTSKELERATDNFNLNRILGQGGQGTVYKGMLPDGKIVAVKKSKVIDERKVEEFINEMVILSQINHRNVVKLLGCCLETEVPLLVYEFIPNGTLFQYIHDQNEDFPITWEMRLRIAIEVSGALSYLHSAASIPIYHRDIKSTNILLDDKYRAKVSDFGASRSMAVDQTHMTTQVHGTFGYLDPEYFRSSQFTDKSDVYSFGVVLVELLTGEKPIRFTTLEEDKSLAAYFLCAMKEERLFEILDARVMKEGGGDEIIIFAKVAKRCLNLNGKKRPTMREVASELAGIKAWNGASNVIEEDLEEIDCALGDIYIVANSETDGSINGSFLDDVTISMDANPLIKSNW